From Opisthocomus hoazin isolate bOpiHoa1 chromosome 10, bOpiHoa1.hap1, whole genome shotgun sequence, a single genomic window includes:
- the TNFAIP8L3 gene encoding tumor necrosis factor alpha-induced protein 8-like protein 3 — protein sequence MDSDSGDLSEGELVSPAGPDCFSSKNLALQAQKKILSKMATKTMANMLIDDTSSEIFDELYKVTKEHTRNKKEAHKIMKDLIKVAIKIGILYRNNQFNQEELEIVDKFRKKLNQTAMTIVSFYEVEYTFDRNVLAELLNECKDLVHELVGRHLTPRSHGRINHVFNHFADVEFLTALYSLDGDCRPYLKKICDGINKLLDEKVL from the coding sequence GTCCCGATTGTTTCAGTTCCAAGAATCTCGCGCTGCAAGCCCAGAAAAAGATCCTGAGTAAAATGGCAACCAAAACCATGGCTAACATGCTAATCGATGACACAAGCAGTGAAATCTTCGATGAGCTGTACAAAGTAACGAAGGAACacacaagaaacaaaaaggaagccCATAAAATTATGAAAGACCTGATCAAAGTGGCAATAAAAATCGGGATCCTCTATCGAAACAATCAGTTCAACCAAGAAGAGCTGGAAATTGTCGACAAGTTCCGGAAGAAGCTGAACCAAACTGCCATGACAATTGTCAGTTTCTACGAGGTAGAGTACACTTTTGACAGAAATGTTCTTGCAGAACTTCTGAATGAATGTAAAGACCTTGTGCATGAACTCGTAGGTCGACACCTGACGCCGAGATCCCATGGGCGCATCAACCACGTCTTCAATCACTTTGCGGATGTGGAATTTCTAACCGCCCTGTACAGTCTCGATGGCGATTGTCGGCCATACCTCAAAAAGATCTGCGATGGCATCAACAAACTACTTGATGAGAAGGTCCTTTGA